One stretch of Methylococcus capsulatus DNA includes these proteins:
- a CDS encoding IS1380 family transposase, giving the protein MTDCTEQIELFAPVGCRWVEVKFEGGDVTSDAGVLLLRQVDRRIGLLQRVAERLPDPRDPNRCRHSLLHLLRQRVYGLCQGYEDLDDHDTWRHDLALQTSCERVSPGASSPTLCRLENRMDRLTAKVIHEVFLEPFIASFETPPDRLILDFDATDDPVHGAQEGRFFHGYYDQYCFLPLYVFCGNQLLVAYLRPSKIDAARHAGAILKCLVQRLRAVWPEVTLLFRADSGFCRRRILGWCERNGVGYLVGLAKNSRLMKQAEPWRQEAQARFAAQSEKQRVFGEMAYAAGTWKHPRRVIVKAEHGPKGENPRFLVTNREGEPQALYEDVYCARGDMENRIKEQQLGLFADRTSCHHWWANQFRLLLASLGYILLETLRRLGLAGPELASAQCATLRVRLLKVGGVVLRNTRRIRFLLPDAYPWQDLFWRVAERFASG; this is encoded by the coding sequence GTGACAGATTGTACCGAACAAATTGAGCTGTTTGCGCCGGTGGGGTGTCGCTGGGTGGAAGTGAAATTCGAGGGAGGCGACGTGACCAGCGATGCGGGCGTGCTGTTGTTGCGGCAGGTTGATCGGCGGATCGGTCTTTTGCAGCGTGTGGCCGAGCGCCTGCCTGACCCTCGTGATCCGAACCGCTGCCGCCATTCTCTGCTGCACTTGCTTCGACAACGGGTGTATGGGTTGTGCCAAGGCTATGAAGACCTCGATGATCATGACACCTGGCGCCATGACCTGGCCTTGCAGACGTCCTGCGAACGGGTGTCACCGGGAGCGTCCAGCCCGACGTTGTGTCGGTTGGAGAACCGCATGGATCGGTTGACGGCCAAGGTGATCCATGAGGTTTTCCTGGAGCCATTCATCGCCTCGTTCGAGACACCACCGGATCGGCTGATTCTGGATTTCGATGCCACTGACGATCCGGTTCATGGAGCTCAGGAGGGGCGATTCTTTCATGGCTACTATGACCAGTACTGCTTTTTGCCTCTTTACGTGTTCTGCGGTAATCAGCTGTTGGTTGCCTATCTTCGCCCGTCGAAGATCGACGCGGCTCGGCATGCTGGGGCGATCCTGAAGTGCTTGGTGCAACGGCTTCGCGCCGTCTGGCCCGAAGTGACTCTCCTCTTCCGCGCGGATTCCGGTTTTTGTCGGCGGCGGATTCTGGGCTGGTGCGAGCGGAACGGGGTGGGGTATCTCGTGGGTCTGGCTAAAAATTCCCGGCTCATGAAACAGGCCGAACCCTGGCGGCAGGAAGCGCAGGCCCGGTTTGCGGCTCAGTCCGAAAAACAACGGGTCTTTGGCGAAATGGCCTATGCCGCCGGCACCTGGAAACATCCACGCCGGGTGATCGTCAAAGCCGAGCACGGCCCGAAGGGCGAGAACCCCCGGTTTCTGGTCACGAATCGGGAGGGAGAACCTCAAGCGCTCTACGAGGACGTGTATTGCGCTCGAGGAGACATGGAGAATCGGATCAAGGAGCAGCAGTTGGGCCTGTTCGCCGACCGCACCAGTTGCCATCATTGGTGGGCGAATCAGTTCCGTCTGCTCCTGGCCTCGCTCGGTTATATTCTGCTGGAGACCCTCCGCCGCCTCGGGCTCGCTGGTCCCGAACTGGCGTCTGCCCAGTGCGCAACCCTTCGAGTCAGGCTCCTCAAAGTCGGCGGCGTGGTTCTACGCAATACCCGCCGCATCCGATTCCTCCTGCCTGATGCCTACCCCTGGCAAGACCTCTTCTGGCGTGTGGCCGAACGCTTTGCATCCGGATAG
- a CDS encoding MFS transporter — protein sequence MGASAGRGCHTSRRDTLIADLASRLNPARPAGSIGAGQALIEIPSTTLLAEHTKEAERGRAYAAYFALTHACWLVTYPAIGHGVSRLGAPLPFTLAGAVCLLIAIAAILSRKPHYDHVHEP from the coding sequence ATCGGCGCATCTGCAGGCCGGGGCTGCCACACTTCTCGGCGTGATACGCTTATTGCGGATCTCGCGTCGCGCCTGAATCCCGCACGTCCCGCCGGTTCGATTGGAGCGGGCCAGGCGCTCATCGAGATTCCCTCCACCACGCTGCTGGCGGAACATACGAAGGAAGCGGAACGAGGCCGGGCCTACGCCGCGTATTTCGCGCTGACCCACGCATGCTGGCTCGTCACTTACCCCGCCATCGGGCACGGAGTAAGCAGGCTCGGGGCACCGTTGCCATTTACCTTGGCCGGGGCGGTCTGCCTGTTGATCGCTATCGCCGCGATCCTTTCACGGAAACCCCATTATGATCATGTACATGAACCTTAA
- a CDS encoding polysaccharide deacetylase family protein, whose product MTRPLKTHGRYEYSAIIRRPDYSWPDGAQLAVYLGFNVEHFDFGGGLGAALGPRCPEPDVLNYSWRDYGNRVGVWRCLELFEELRLPLGVLINTALYDYCPEVVAAFVRRGDELIGHGRTNSERQGEMTEAEERRLLEECRDRIAKESGVRPAGWLSPWISESFVTPDLLVETGYRYTLDWCHDDQPTRFATRSGPLWSIPYPQELNDIPMIVARQMDARDFADLIVDNFDEMLAQSRHQPLVMGIALHPYIVGQPYRLRHLRRALVHVAGRAGVWFTTPGAICAHVDALPG is encoded by the coding sequence ATGACCCGGCCCCTCAAGACCCACGGCCGCTACGAGTACAGCGCGATCATCCGTCGCCCGGACTATTCCTGGCCGGACGGCGCGCAGCTCGCCGTCTACCTCGGCTTCAACGTCGAGCACTTCGACTTCGGCGGCGGGCTCGGCGCCGCGCTCGGCCCGCGCTGCCCGGAGCCCGACGTGCTCAACTACTCGTGGCGCGACTACGGCAACCGGGTGGGCGTGTGGCGCTGCCTCGAGCTGTTCGAGGAGCTGCGGCTGCCGCTCGGCGTCCTGATCAACACCGCGCTGTACGACTACTGCCCCGAGGTGGTCGCGGCGTTCGTTCGCCGCGGCGACGAGCTGATCGGCCACGGCCGCACGAACTCCGAGCGGCAGGGGGAAATGACCGAGGCCGAGGAGCGGCGGCTGCTCGAAGAGTGCCGCGATCGGATCGCGAAGGAGTCGGGGGTCCGTCCGGCGGGCTGGCTCTCGCCGTGGATCTCCGAGAGCTTCGTCACCCCGGATCTGCTCGTCGAGACCGGCTATCGCTATACGCTCGACTGGTGCCACGACGACCAACCGACGCGCTTCGCGACGCGCTCCGGCCCGTTGTGGTCGATCCCGTATCCGCAGGAGCTCAACGACATTCCGATGATCGTCGCGCGCCAGATGGACGCCCGCGACTTCGCCGACCTGATCGTCGACAACTTCGACGAGATGCTCGCGCAGAGCCGGCATCAGCCGTTGGTGATGGGGATCGCGCTCCACCCCTACATCGTCGGGCAGCCCTACCGCCTGCGCCACCTCCGGCGCGCGCTCGTGCACGTCGCGGGCCGCGCCGGGGTCTGGTTCACCACCCCGGGCGCGATTTGCGCGCACGTGGACGCGCTGCCCGGTTGA
- a CDS encoding transposase: protein MPAVAACRHDLPPLVPPTVYQPRRPERTAAYQAVQGHLETWLHLARRSEPDGDPIPAHVEREFRQYLTCGILAHGFARARCADGGHDFLVAFSCKGRGVCPSCSTRRMAETAAHLVDHVFPEVPVRQWVLSLPKRLRYFLHHHAHRVNPVLRIFLAEVETALRSCSPDAPNAARFGAVTFVHRFGSALNANLHFHCCVIDGVFSAEAEGIRFHPACLSEAAIARVQPQTRRRVRKLFERRAVLPEEATELMLGWEHSGGFSLHAEVWVPAWDRAGLERLLRSCARPIFAGERLAWVEPDERLIYPLPKPRPEGQTDLYLTPLEFLDRLATLVPPPRKHRHRYHGVLAPHSPLRPAVTAYAGLPLDRPAPPVTPPAPKTPAEPKRASPAAYLWAVLLARIYAALPWICPECGSPMRLIAAVTEREPVQRILRHIGEPALPPPISPARSPPEEQSFDWDQTSGDESAGGEPSFEPPPEFEFDQTVSW from the coding sequence ATGCCGGCCGTTGCCGCCTGTCGCCACGATTTACCCCCGCTCGTCCCGCCGACGGTCTATCAGCCCCGGCGGCCGGAGCGGACCGCGGCGTATCAGGCGGTGCAAGGTCATCTGGAGACCTGGCTGCACCTTGCGCGCAGGAGCGAGCCGGACGGCGATCCCATTCCCGCCCACGTCGAGCGGGAGTTCCGCCAGTACCTGACCTGCGGCATCCTGGCCCACGGCTTTGCCCGGGCGCGTTGCGCGGACGGCGGGCATGACTTTCTGGTCGCGTTCTCCTGCAAGGGCCGCGGGGTCTGTCCCTCGTGCAGCACCCGGCGCATGGCCGAAACCGCCGCGCATCTGGTGGATCACGTGTTCCCCGAGGTGCCGGTGCGGCAGTGGGTCCTGTCGCTCCCGAAACGGCTGCGGTACTTCCTCCATCACCACGCCCACCGGGTCAACCCGGTGCTGCGGATCTTCCTGGCCGAGGTGGAGACGGCGCTGCGCTCGTGCAGTCCCGACGCGCCGAACGCTGCCCGTTTCGGTGCGGTGACGTTCGTCCACCGTTTCGGCTCGGCACTGAATGCCAACCTGCACTTCCACTGCTGCGTCATCGACGGCGTCTTCAGCGCGGAAGCGGAAGGGATCCGGTTTCACCCGGCCTGCCTGAGCGAGGCCGCCATCGCCCGCGTCCAGCCGCAGACCCGGCGGCGGGTGCGGAAGCTGTTCGAGCGTCGCGCGGTGTTGCCGGAAGAGGCGACGGAGTTGATGCTCGGGTGGGAGCACAGCGGAGGGTTCTCTCTCCATGCCGAGGTCTGGGTACCCGCCTGGGACCGCGCCGGTCTGGAACGGCTGTTGCGCTCCTGTGCCCGGCCGATCTTCGCCGGTGAGCGGCTGGCCTGGGTCGAGCCCGATGAGCGCCTGATCTACCCCCTCCCCAAACCGCGCCCGGAGGGACAAACGGACCTGTACCTGACGCCGCTGGAATTCCTCGATCGTCTCGCCACCCTGGTCCCGCCTCCCCGGAAACACCGCCACCGCTACCACGGCGTATTGGCACCCCATTCACCCCTGCGCCCGGCGGTGACGGCGTACGCGGGCTTGCCGCTGGACCGCCCGGCCCCGCCCGTCACGCCACCGGCGCCGAAGACTCCGGCCGAGCCGAAGCGCGCCTCGCCGGCCGCGTACCTCTGGGCCGTCCTGCTCGCCCGCATCTATGCGGCGTTGCCTTGGATCTGCCCCGAGTGTGGCAGCCCCATGCGACTCATTGCGGCAGTGACCGAGCGGGAACCGGTGCAGCGGATCCTCCGCCACATCGGCGAACCCGCGCTCCCGCCGCCAATTTCACCGGCCCGTTCCCCACCCGAGGAACAGTCCTTCGACTGGGATCAAACCTCCGGCGATGAATCGGCAGGCGGTGAGCCGTCCTTCGAACCGCCGCCGGAATTCGAGTTTGATCAAACCGTCAGTTGGTAA
- a CDS encoding TetR/AcrR family transcriptional regulator has translation MTKTATKQLTRERLLNEGVALLMEQGYHGTGLQDILQRVGVPKGSFYNYFASKEEFGAEVIRHYIEPFLLRLDGHLRDSSRNSAQSLQAYFRELIEEAGRRRFKGGCLLGNLMGEIGDTSDTCREALGEALHRHRDKLAQGIARAQDEGVFRRDRSAEELADCLVDAWQGALLRMKIERSTRPLEECCRNLLEGYFQP, from the coding sequence ATGACGAAAACCGCGACCAAACAACTGACACGGGAAAGATTGTTGAACGAAGGCGTGGCCTTGCTCATGGAGCAAGGCTATCACGGCACCGGACTGCAGGATATCCTGCAACGGGTGGGCGTGCCGAAGGGTTCGTTCTACAACTACTTCGCCAGCAAAGAAGAATTCGGCGCCGAGGTGATCCGGCACTATATCGAGCCGTTTCTCCTGCGGCTCGACGGTCATCTTCGGGATTCGTCGCGAAATAGCGCCCAATCCCTGCAGGCATATTTCCGTGAACTGATCGAAGAAGCCGGTCGCCGGCGGTTCAAGGGAGGCTGCCTGCTGGGAAACCTGATGGGCGAGATCGGGGACACCAGCGATACTTGCCGCGAGGCGCTGGGGGAGGCTTTGCACCGGCATCGGGACAAGCTGGCGCAAGGCATCGCCCGCGCCCAGGACGAAGGCGTGTTCCGGCGCGACCGGAGCGCCGAAGAACTGGCCGATTGTCTCGTCGATGCCTGGCAGGGCGCTTTGCTGCGAATGAAGATCGAACGTTCCACCCGCCCGCTGGAAGAATGTTGCCGCAACCTCTTGGAGGGATATTTCCAACCTTAA
- the hflC gene encoding protease modulator HflC: MIAVRHWVSLVAALVLLALYLSAYTVDQTEQVIVTQFGRPVGEPITDPGLHFKLPFVQQVNRFDKRYLSWDGPMVEMSTKDKTYLQVDTFARWRITDAMRYYLRLRDERSAQSRLEDILGSETRTAIARHELIEVVRSDKDRQPLRDEGLAAQWPEGGLRPIRVGRQQIEKDVFESAAPKLAEFGIELLDVRFKRLNYNPEVLERIHQRMISERLQIAQRFRSEGEGEAARIAGNKERDINEIASTAYKRVQEIVGEADAKATEIYARAYTQRPEAAEFYRFLKSMETYRRIIDRDATLVLSTRSDLFSLLKRIEAERKP, translated from the coding sequence ATGATCGCCGTAAGACACTGGGTTTCCCTCGTGGCCGCGCTGGTGCTGCTGGCGCTTTATCTGTCCGCCTACACCGTCGACCAGACCGAGCAGGTCATCGTCACCCAGTTTGGCCGGCCGGTAGGTGAGCCGATCACCGACCCCGGCCTCCATTTCAAGCTGCCTTTCGTTCAGCAGGTCAATCGTTTCGACAAGCGCTATCTGTCCTGGGACGGCCCCATGGTCGAGATGTCCACCAAGGACAAAACCTACCTCCAGGTCGACACCTTCGCCCGCTGGCGCATCACCGATGCCATGCGCTACTACCTGCGACTGCGGGACGAGCGCAGCGCCCAGTCGCGGCTGGAGGACATCCTCGGCAGCGAGACCCGTACCGCCATCGCGCGGCACGAGTTGATCGAAGTCGTGCGCAGCGACAAGGATCGCCAGCCCTTGCGGGATGAAGGACTGGCCGCGCAGTGGCCGGAGGGAGGGCTGCGACCGATCCGGGTCGGGCGGCAGCAGATCGAGAAGGACGTGTTCGAGAGTGCAGCCCCCAAGCTGGCGGAATTCGGCATCGAGCTGCTCGACGTGCGTTTCAAGCGTCTCAACTACAACCCGGAGGTGCTCGAACGCATCCACCAGCGCATGATCAGCGAGCGTCTGCAGATCGCCCAGCGTTTCCGGTCGGAAGGCGAAGGCGAGGCCGCTCGCATCGCCGGCAACAAGGAGCGTGACATCAACGAGATCGCGTCCACCGCTTACAAGCGGGTCCAGGAGATCGTCGGCGAAGCCGATGCCAAGGCCACCGAGATTTACGCCAGAGCCTATACTCAGCGTCCCGAGGCCGCCGAGTTCTACCGTTTTCTCAAGAGCATGGAGACCTACCGCAGGATCATCGACCGCGACGCCACCCTCGTCCTATCCACCCGCAGCGACCTGTTTTCCCTGCTCAAGCGTATCGAGGCGGAGCGCAAGCCTTGA
- the hflK gene encoding FtsH protease activity modulator HflK, with translation MENSNSPWGAMAKPFPRSLLASPARIVLVALALLGLWTAYYTIPAESEGVVLRFGKYIHKVPPGLHFKLPYGIDSVIAVPTQRQLKLEFGFSSPGATNPDQAGLEPGKERTMVTGDLNAALVEWIVQYRIIEPQDYLFAVRDPGQTLRDISESVMRAVVGDRTVDEIITIGRQDIEETSLQRMRALAELYHLGVFISQVQLKNVNPPEPVQPSFNEVNRAQQDRENAINLANGEYNKAVPRARGEADQQIRAAEGYRFKRINEAQGDVAAFSAVLEQYVKAPEVTRMRLYLETMGDVLPRAKQSIVVDETVQQILPMLPLPAAMPEEKR, from the coding sequence ATGGAAAATTCGAACTCACCCTGGGGGGCCATGGCCAAGCCATTCCCTCGTTCACTGCTGGCTTCGCCTGCCCGCATCGTGCTGGTCGCCCTGGCGCTCCTGGGACTATGGACCGCCTACTATACGATCCCGGCCGAATCCGAAGGCGTGGTGCTCCGGTTCGGCAAATACATCCACAAGGTGCCGCCGGGCCTCCATTTCAAGCTGCCTTACGGCATCGACAGTGTCATCGCCGTGCCGACCCAGCGCCAGCTCAAGCTGGAGTTCGGATTTTCCTCACCGGGTGCGACCAATCCGGATCAGGCCGGTCTGGAGCCCGGCAAGGAACGGACCATGGTCACCGGCGATCTGAATGCGGCGCTGGTGGAGTGGATCGTCCAGTACCGCATCATCGAGCCTCAGGACTATCTGTTCGCGGTGCGCGACCCCGGTCAGACGCTGCGCGACATTTCCGAATCCGTCATGCGCGCCGTCGTCGGCGACCGGACCGTAGATGAGATCATCACCATCGGACGGCAGGATATCGAAGAAACCTCGCTGCAACGGATGCGGGCGCTGGCCGAGCTTTATCACCTCGGCGTATTCATCAGCCAGGTGCAGCTCAAGAACGTCAATCCGCCGGAGCCGGTTCAACCGTCTTTCAACGAAGTCAACCGTGCCCAACAGGACCGCGAGAACGCCATCAACCTCGCCAACGGCGAATACAACAAGGCGGTGCCCCGCGCCCGCGGCGAGGCCGATCAGCAGATCCGGGCGGCGGAAGGCTATCGCTTCAAGCGGATCAATGAGGCGCAAGGCGACGTCGCCGCCTTCAGTGCCGTGCTGGAGCAGTACGTCAAAGCGCCGGAGGTGACACGCATGCGGCTCTACCTCGAAACCATGGGCGACGTGCTGCCCCGGGCCAAGCAGTCGATCGTGGTCGACGAGACAGTGCAGCAGATCTTGCCCATGCTGCCCTTGCCGGCCGCCATGCCGGAGGAAAAGCGATGA
- a CDS encoding SIMPL domain-containing protein (The SIMPL domain is named for its presence in mouse protein SIMPL (signalling molecule that associates with mouse pelle-like kinase). Bacterial member BP26, from Brucella, was shown to assemble into a channel-like structure, while YggE from E. coli has been associated with resistance to oxidative stress.), protein MKVRIRMLAVLLALSMLSVVEADERAPLTYDRIDLASVARGEVQNDILVAILSSEMEGPKSAALAVEVNKAIAKAVERAKQVPEIEVQTLGYQTSPVYQKERISGWRVKQSIRLESPDAGKLGGLLGELQSQLHLESVGYETSPQKRKSAEDGLIKEALGAFRQRAELVTRELGRSRYRIVALRVDTGGAPIRPMALGMRAMAAEAAVPVPLEAGTQNIEVSVSGTIELQAD, encoded by the coding sequence GTGAAAGTGCGAATCCGCATGTTGGCTGTCCTGTTGGCGTTGTCGATGCTCTCCGTCGTGGAGGCGGACGAGCGAGCGCCCTTGACTTACGACCGAATCGATCTCGCGTCCGTGGCTCGGGGTGAGGTCCAGAACGATATCCTCGTCGCCATTCTTTCCAGCGAGATGGAAGGCCCCAAGTCGGCGGCGCTGGCCGTCGAGGTCAACAAGGCCATCGCCAAGGCGGTCGAACGGGCCAAGCAGGTGCCGGAGATCGAGGTCCAGACCCTGGGTTACCAGACCTCGCCGGTCTACCAGAAGGAGCGCATCAGCGGCTGGCGGGTGAAGCAGTCGATCAGGCTGGAAAGCCCCGATGCCGGCAAGCTCGGCGGCCTGCTAGGCGAACTTCAGTCGCAGCTTCATCTCGAATCCGTCGGTTACGAAACCTCTCCACAAAAACGCAAAAGTGCCGAAGACGGCTTGATCAAAGAAGCGCTGGGGGCATTCCGCCAACGGGCCGAGCTGGTGACCCGCGAGCTGGGGCGCAGTCGTTACCGGATCGTCGCTCTGCGGGTTGACACCGGCGGTGCACCCATCAGGCCCATGGCGCTGGGCATGCGCGCCATGGCAGCGGAAGCCGCTGTGCCGGTACCGCTCGAAGCCGGGACGCAGAACATCGAGGTGAGCGTGAGCGGCACGATCGAGCTTCAGGCGGACTGA
- a CDS encoding DUF3862 domain-containing protein, translating into MKQRLRGLTHALLPVALGLILAACENKVTRENYDKLAIGMEYSKVVELLGEPENCQSVVSVKSCVWGKDPKTISVQFVGEKILFYSNTGL; encoded by the coding sequence ATGAAGCAACGCCTGCGTGGCCTGACACACGCCCTGCTGCCGGTTGCACTCGGCCTGATCCTGGCGGCCTGCGAAAACAAGGTGACCCGCGAGAACTACGACAAGCTCGCCATCGGTATGGAATACTCCAAGGTGGTCGAGCTGCTGGGTGAGCCGGAGAACTGTCAGTCCGTGGTTTCGGTCAAGAGCTGCGTCTGGGGCAAAGACCCCAAAACCATCAGCGTGCAGTTCGTGGGCGAGAAGATACTGTTCTATTCGAACACCGGCCTCTGA
- a CDS encoding retropepsin-like aspartic protease family protein has translation MACPHAPWPGIAGPYLLACAIFGLSPASAEAAGLADQIHALARDNGFPAEGLERLGAEPARSAEGTIKDRLQTLLQGYNYILAESRPGNIERLVITGTARSGKPQSSTISTLRIGAHHQVEAILVGPNGVTQTVSVLVDTGASTVVLPTSMITPLGFDAEGLSAGISQTASGQVHTKIGVLPSVTVGPASAENVPVSFIADKRLNGAMLLGMSFLNRFRLTIDDERNEIVLLAK, from the coding sequence ATGGCTTGCCCCCACGCCCCCTGGCCGGGGATAGCCGGACCCTATCTGTTGGCATGCGCGATTTTCGGGCTCTCGCCCGCTAGCGCCGAAGCGGCTGGGCTGGCGGATCAGATCCATGCACTGGCGCGGGACAACGGATTCCCGGCCGAAGGGCTCGAACGGTTGGGCGCCGAACCAGCCCGCAGCGCCGAAGGCACCATCAAAGACCGCCTGCAGACCCTGTTGCAGGGCTACAACTACATCCTGGCGGAAAGCCGGCCGGGGAACATCGAACGGCTGGTCATCACCGGCACCGCCCGCAGCGGGAAACCCCAGAGCTCGACCATTTCCACCCTTCGCATCGGCGCCCACCACCAGGTGGAAGCCATCCTGGTCGGCCCGAACGGGGTTACACAAACCGTGTCTGTCCTGGTCGACACCGGCGCGTCGACCGTGGTGCTGCCGACCTCGATGATCACCCCCCTGGGATTCGATGCCGAAGGGCTTTCCGCCGGCATCAGCCAGACCGCGAGCGGCCAGGTTCACACCAAGATCGGCGTGCTTCCCTCCGTCACTGTTGGCCCCGCCTCCGCCGAAAACGTCCCGGTCAGCTTCATCGCCGACAAGCGTCTCAACGGCGCGATGCTGCTGGGCATGAGCTTTCTCAACCGGTTCCGCCTCACCATCGACGACGAACGCAACGAGATCGTGCTCCTGGCGAAATAA
- a CDS encoding HugZ family protein produces MAESDEIGTEARALLNQAYDGVLSTHSADMPGYPFGSVMPYCLDRGGVPVIYIANIAQHTRNIQANPKVSLIVLDRSVGDVQTNGRLTLLADAQPVQEDEVDAAERYFSFFPDARRFHNTHSFAFYRLLPVRLRYIGGFGRIHWLSPDRVLRPNPFRAEEERAMLEHMNADHRQAMRRYCEAAGVSLEAGCEPSMVGIDGEGFHLRVGTRVARFPFPAPVSTPAEVRAALVAMVRSSH; encoded by the coding sequence ATGGCGGAATCGGACGAAATCGGAACGGAAGCACGCGCGTTGCTGAATCAGGCCTATGATGGCGTGCTTTCCACGCATTCGGCGGATATGCCGGGCTATCCTTTTGGCTCGGTGATGCCGTACTGTCTGGATCGGGGCGGTGTGCCCGTCATCTACATCGCCAACATCGCCCAGCACACCCGGAACATCCAGGCCAATCCCAAGGTTTCGCTGATCGTGCTCGACCGCAGCGTCGGGGACGTGCAGACCAATGGCCGGTTGACTCTGCTCGCGGACGCGCAGCCCGTGCAGGAGGACGAAGTGGATGCGGCCGAGCGCTATTTCTCCTTTTTTCCGGACGCCCGCCGTTTCCACAACACCCATTCCTTCGCATTCTACCGCCTGCTTCCGGTGCGCCTGCGCTACATCGGCGGTTTCGGCCGTATCCACTGGCTGTCGCCGGATCGCGTATTGCGGCCCAACCCCTTCCGGGCGGAGGAGGAGCGGGCGATGCTGGAGCACATGAACGCCGACCACCGCCAGGCGATGCGCAGGTATTGCGAGGCGGCGGGCGTGTCTCTCGAGGCCGGCTGTGAACCGTCCATGGTCGGGATCGACGGGGAAGGATTCCACCTCCGGGTGGGGACCAGAGTGGCGCGCTTCCCTTTTCCCGCCCCTGTTTCCACGCCGGCCGAGGTGAGGGCGGCCCTGGTGGCGATGGTGCGCTCCAGTCACTGA
- a CDS encoding Csu type fimbrial protein: protein MNTLSKHAFLRRTAGFASLAIAFFLAGPGTAKADASASLNVTATVASKCKIDSTTTGLSFGDYDPTDTTDATANNGQIQVKCTKGSTHSITMGPGTGTGANCTGTPVRYMKQGTDQLQYALYQDSSFSTVWGCTTGTGGNAYSYSASSNNYSNITVYGKIPAGQDVPAGSYSDTVTVTVVF, encoded by the coding sequence ATGAACACTTTATCGAAACACGCGTTCCTCCGCCGTACAGCCGGCTTTGCGAGCCTGGCCATAGCCTTTTTCCTTGCCGGCCCAGGAACCGCGAAAGCGGACGCAAGCGCAAGCCTCAACGTAACAGCGACCGTAGCCAGCAAGTGCAAGATAGACTCGACCACCACAGGCTTGAGCTTCGGTGATTACGACCCCACAGACACGACGGATGCAACGGCAAACAACGGCCAGATCCAGGTGAAATGCACGAAGGGCTCGACCCATTCCATCACCATGGGCCCGGGCACGGGCACTGGCGCAAACTGCACCGGAACTCCCGTACGATACATGAAACAAGGGACCGATCAGCTCCAGTATGCGCTTTATCAGGATTCCAGCTTCAGCACCGTGTGGGGTTGCACCACGGGCACAGGGGGAAATGCGTACTCTTACAGCGCAAGCTCCAACAACTATAGTAACATCACCGTCTACGGCAAGATTCCTGCCGGGCAGGACGTGCCCGCCGGAAGCTATTCAGATACCGTCACCGTAACCGTAGTCTTCTGA
- a CDS encoding fimbrial biogenesis chaperone has product MISSPFAARRLTPLLAACLCASAQLAASQLDVAPTRIELSTAKPASAVTVKNESKDKLVIQNSVVAWTREGNEDRHTPTRDLIVTPPIATVAPGGSQVLRVGLRRPADPRSMLTYRLFVEEVPPPPQAGFKGVQFALRVSLPVLVQPAAPAPPRIVWSGARRPGGDLEITARNEGSALQAVYELFIGGTPGKPVGQSGTILLPPGSRQSWTFPPRHPGDRIRAGPCPGIHQRGRPRKRCGNALSVPAPVVATIPAAPDARHGPPAGAAFRN; this is encoded by the coding sequence ATGATTTCATCCCCATTCGCGGCCAGGCGGCTAACGCCGCTACTGGCCGCTTGCCTTTGCGCATCTGCTCAGCTTGCCGCCAGCCAGTTGGATGTGGCTCCCACCCGCATCGAGCTGAGCACTGCCAAACCGGCGTCGGCCGTGACCGTGAAAAATGAGAGCAAAGACAAGCTCGTCATCCAGAATTCCGTCGTCGCCTGGACCCGCGAGGGCAACGAGGACCGCCATACCCCGACCCGGGATCTGATCGTCACCCCGCCCATCGCCACGGTGGCGCCGGGCGGGTCCCAGGTGCTCCGGGTAGGACTGCGCCGGCCCGCAGACCCCCGCAGCATGCTGACGTACCGGCTGTTCGTCGAGGAAGTACCGCCCCCGCCCCAGGCCGGATTCAAAGGGGTACAGTTTGCCTTACGGGTCAGTCTGCCGGTGTTGGTGCAGCCCGCGGCTCCCGCCCCGCCGCGGATCGTGTGGAGCGGAGCCAGACGCCCCGGCGGCGACCTGGAAATCACCGCGCGGAACGAGGGCTCGGCCCTCCAGGCCGTCTACGAATTGTTCATCGGCGGAACGCCGGGGAAGCCAGTGGGACAAAGCGGCACGATTCTGTTACCTCCGGGAAGCCGGCAGAGCTGGACTTTCCCCCCCCGGCATCCTGGGGACCGAATCCGGGCCGGCCCATGTCCGGGCATCCACCAGCGCGGGCGCCCTCGAAAGCGATGTGGCAATGCCTTGAGTGTTCCTGCCCCGGTCGTCGCTACTATCCCTGCTGCTCCTGATGCCCGTCACGGCCCACCCGCGGGAGCAGCCTTTCGGAACTGA